A region from the Drosophila mauritiana strain mau12 chromosome 2L, ASM438214v1, whole genome shotgun sequence genome encodes:
- the LOC117150615 gene encoding lipase 1 isoform X1 codes for MPHAICFLVVLGVCTLDGSGVLGGYLEDTYPASVIEDAHLNTIQLLEKYKHPAETHQVTTDDKYILTLHRIARPGAKPVLLVHGLEDTSSTWIVMGPESGLGYFLYANGYDVWMGNVRGNRYSKGHVKLNPNTDKSYWSFSWHEIGMYDLPAMIDGVLQKTGYQKLSYFGHSQGTTSFFVMASSRPEYNAKIHLMSALAPVAFMKHMKAPLMGMARMGMNMFGDNFELFPHSEIFLNHCLSSAAMLKTCMRFYWQIVGKNREEQNMTMFPVVLGHLPGGCNIKQALHYLQLQKSDRFCQYDYESKENQRLYGRSTPPDYRLERINAPVALYYGSNDYLSAVEDVRRLAKVLPNVVENHLYSKWNHMDMIWGISARRSIQPRILQVMQYWETGGGGAKDATTGSPVEEDVPQLTTETPIEEGTTQVDEKVGSVKGNEEQEGHAEETEPVQVTTSPSSEL; via the exons ATGCCACATGCGATCTGCTTTCTCGTAGTGCTCGGGGTCTGTACGCTCGATGGATCCGGGGTGTTGGGTGGATACCTGGAGGACACTTACCCGGCGAGCGTGATTGAAGATGCCCACCTGAATACG ATACAACTGCTGGAGAAGTACAAGCATCCAGCGGAGACCCACCAGGTGACCACGGATGATAAATATATCCTGACACTACATCGCATAGCTCGACCTGGAGCCAAGCCAGTTCTGCTGGTTCACGGACTGGAGGACACCTCATCCACGTGGATCGTGATGGGTCCAGAAAGTGGCCTGGGTTACTTTCTCTACGCCAACGGATACGACGTCTGGATGGGTAATGTCAGGGGGAATCGCTACTCCAAGGGCCACGTGAAACTGAACCCCAATACGGACAAGTCCTACTGGAGCTTCTCCTGGCACGAGATTGGCATGTACGATCTGCCAGCGATGATCGATGGGGTTCTGCAGAAGACAGGATACCAGAAGCTAAGCTACTTCGGTCACTCCCAGGGTACCACTTCGTTCTTCGTGATGGCTTCCAGTAGACCCGAGTATAATGCGAAGATCCATCTGATGAGCGCACTGGCACCTGTGGCCTTTATGAAGCATATGAAGGCACCACTCATGGGAATGGCCCGCATGGGAATGAACATGTTTGGCGACAACTTTGAGCTGTTTCCGCACTCggaaatatttctcaaccattgtcTTTCCTCTGCCGCCATGCTGAAGACCTGTATGCGATTCTACTGGCAGATTGTGGGCAAGAATCGGGAGGAGCAAAATATG ACCATGTTCCCTGTGGTTTTGGGCCATCTTCCCGGTGGCTGTAATATCAAGCAAGCGCTCCACTACCTCCAACTGCAGAAATCCGATCGCTTCTGCCAGTACGATTACGAATCCAAGGAGAACCAGAGGCTCTACGGACGTTCCACTCCGCCGGATTACCGCCTGGAAAGGATCAACGCTCCGGTGGCTTTGTACTACGGCAGTAATGATTACCTTTCGGCCGTGGAGGATGTGCGGCGATTGGCTAAGGTGCTGCCCAATGTGGTCGAGAACCATCTGTACAGCAAATGGAACCACATGGACATGATCTGGGGCATAAGTGCTAGGCGTTCGATTCAGCCCAGGATTCTGCAGGTGATGCAGTACTGGGAaacaggaggaggaggagccaAGGACGCCACTACTGGTTCACCCGTAGAGGAGGATGTGCCGCAGCTGACAACGGAGACTCCGATCGAGGAAGGAACAACTCAAGTGGACGAGAAAGTTGGCAGTGTCAAGGGAAATGAGGAGCAAGAAGGTCATGCTGAAGAAACTGAGCCGGTACAAGTTACCACCAGTCCTAGCTCGGAACTATAG
- the LOC117150615 gene encoding lipase 1 isoform X2, which yields MPHAICFLVVLGVCTLDGSGVLGGYLEDTYPASVIEDAHLNTIQLLEKYKHPAETHQVTTDDKYILTLHRIARPGAKPVLLVHGLEDTSSTWIVMGPESGLGYFLYANGYDVWMGNVRGNRYSKGHVKLNPNTDKSYWSFSWHEIGMYDLPAMIDGVLQKTGYQKLSYFGHSQGTTSFFVMASSRPEYNAKIHLMSALAPVAFMKHMKAPLMGMARMGMNMFGDNFELFPHSEIFLNHCLSSAAMLKTCMRFYWQIVGKNREEQNMVDHVPCGFGPSSRWL from the exons ATGCCACATGCGATCTGCTTTCTCGTAGTGCTCGGGGTCTGTACGCTCGATGGATCCGGGGTGTTGGGTGGATACCTGGAGGACACTTACCCGGCGAGCGTGATTGAAGATGCCCACCTGAATACG ATACAACTGCTGGAGAAGTACAAGCATCCAGCGGAGACCCACCAGGTGACCACGGATGATAAATATATCCTGACACTACATCGCATAGCTCGACCTGGAGCCAAGCCAGTTCTGCTGGTTCACGGACTGGAGGACACCTCATCCACGTGGATCGTGATGGGTCCAGAAAGTGGCCTGGGTTACTTTCTCTACGCCAACGGATACGACGTCTGGATGGGTAATGTCAGGGGGAATCGCTACTCCAAGGGCCACGTGAAACTGAACCCCAATACGGACAAGTCCTACTGGAGCTTCTCCTGGCACGAGATTGGCATGTACGATCTGCCAGCGATGATCGATGGGGTTCTGCAGAAGACAGGATACCAGAAGCTAAGCTACTTCGGTCACTCCCAGGGTACCACTTCGTTCTTCGTGATGGCTTCCAGTAGACCCGAGTATAATGCGAAGATCCATCTGATGAGCGCACTGGCACCTGTGGCCTTTATGAAGCATATGAAGGCACCACTCATGGGAATGGCCCGCATGGGAATGAACATGTTTGGCGACAACTTTGAGCTGTTTCCGCACTCggaaatatttctcaaccattgtcTTTCCTCTGCCGCCATGCTGAAGACCTGTATGCGATTCTACTGGCAGATTGTGGGCAAGAATCGGGAGGAGCAAAATATGGTAG ACCATGTTCCCTGTGGTTTTGGGCCATCTTCCCGGTGGCTGTAA
- the LOC117150326 gene encoding accessory gland protein Acp36DE produces MQLGLIYAFVALLAIFRVEPSEGFIDINNELNNIISPPILPAVESILDIYGDADLTEDEQKVRLQRESIVKNNGLVFKLHPIVLGSNSSNKPNIPNILIFANTHRPAPKVMNDVKYFVVDRDTEQVYNPGITLEQLFRNFSRSEIGKTINPETPPSEMQELNIKLIQNALDQRQTESKFESEAQAQSFSRALEEAKLQIQRQSQSQSQAQGLGLDQSQQQIQTARTKVQEQFQSQERGPAQSQQQAQIQQSRNQAGAKLRQQIFPYIQTLPQTDANEPESAEAEAEGGLSGNIALVPPIEEEGRKQDQARSQILDEAEGIRQSLAQTEGQSQSQDQVQSQAEAINRDIAEYQDQAESQAQEQSQAQDQSQTLKEEGLPQSSSQQSLVQAEDEAQEDPIDQSLHQAQSEILNQVNSQTNGQLKAQVQTQAQVLDQALEDAHVQYQSQSQSQGVSLSQPTQQSLVEPVDQAKEDPIDQSLHQAQSEILKQLLSHKNDQFTAQAQTQAQTLDQALEEAHVQYQSQTQAQETPLSQPEDRDQDTALDQSPTRAQSQSQEQTNSKLQRQPQAQSDDRAIGLSALGQAPHQQYQSQSQAQSPQHEQLQSDDQLGDQAGDEAKDTDLDQSLHKAQAEVQEQLQSQTQASGPSLTQSQQQSQAQEVDALAQSLTQAHAQIQEQAQSQSQGPAISQAPNERQGQLQSQREDQDQSRDRLQGPKYDDDSYSQPKPRSCLQCQQATYPQYIAEVDIEIDAKLDTPKLISKYGHQAETHYAFTADGYKLCLHRIPRSGATPVLLVHGLMASSATWVQFGPSQGLAYILSQSGYDVWMLNTRGNVYSEERLAGRESDKVFWDFSFHEIGQYDLPAAIDLILLQTKMPSIQYIGHSQGSTAFFVMCSERPDYAGKISLMQSLSPSVYMEETRSPALKFMKVLQGGFTMLLNLLGGHKISLNNRIVELFRNHICNKLIPSRICAIFEFVVCGFNFNSFNMTLSPILEGHASQGSSAKQIYHFAQMQGKSEFQKYDYGLILNKLRYKSIFPPTYNLSLAMGKVALHRGDGDWLGSESDVLRLERDLPNCIENRNIRFEGFSHFDFTISKDVRSLVYDRVISLCGSN; encoded by the exons ATGCAGTTAGGATTGATTTACGCATTCGTCGCGCTTTTGGCGATATTTCGAGTGGAACCCAGCGAGGGATTTATTGATATAAACAATGAATTGAACAATATTATAAGCCCCCCGATCCTTCCTGCGGTTGAGAGCATATTGGACATCTATGGCGATGCAGATTTAACAGAAGATGAGCAAAAGGTGCGCTTGCAAAGGGAATCCATTGTAAAAAACAACGGTCTGGTGTTCAAGCTTCACCCAATAGTCCTGGGAAGTAACTCAAGCAATAAGCCCAACATTCCCAATATTCTAATTTTTGCCAACACACACAGACCGGCCCCAAAGGTTATGAATGAcgtgaaatattttgttgtagATCGCGATACAGAACAAGTATACAATCCGGGTATTACACTCGAACAGCTATTTCGAAATTTTTCCCGATCTGAAATAGGAAAAACCATTAATCCGGAAACACCTCCATCCGAAATGCAGGAGTTGAACATCAAACTTATCCAAAATGCACTAGATCAAAGGCAAACTGAATCAAAGTTTGAATCTGAAGCACAGGCCCAATCGTTTAGCCGAGCGCTTGAAGAAGCGAAGCTTCAAATCCAAAGGCAATCTCAATCACAATCGCAGGCTCAAGGTCTAGGGCTGGATCAATCACAGCAACAAATCCAAACCGCCAGAACTAAAGTCCAAGAACAATTCCAATCGCAAGAACGAGGACCGGCTCAATCGCAGCAACAGGCCCAGATTCAACAATCACGGAATCAAGCTGGAGCTAAATTACGACAACAAATTTTTCCGTATATTCAAACTTTACCACAAACAGACGCCAATGAGCCAGAAAGTGCagaagctgaagctgaaggAGGACTGTCTGGAAACATAGCTCTAGTACCACCAATTGAAGAGGAAGGTCGAAAGCAAGACCAGGCTCGATCACAGATTCTAGATGAAGCTGAAGGTATTAGACAAAGTCTGGCGCAAACGGAAGGCCAATCCCAATCGCAGGATCAAGTTCAATCACAAGCTGAGGCTATTAATCGAGATATAGCAGAGTATCAAGACCAAGCTGAATCTCAGGCTCAAGAACAGTCCCAAGCTCAAGATCAATCGCAGACTCTAAAAGAAGAGGGACTGCCTCAATCCTCATCACAACAATCGCTGGTTCAAGCAGAGGATGAAGCACAAGAAGATCCCATAGACCAATCACTTCATCAAGCGCAATCTGAAATACTAAACCAAGTTAATTCACAGACTAACGGCCAATTAAAGGCTCAAGTTCAAACGCAAGCTCAAGTTCTCGATCAGGCTCTGGAGGATGCACATGTTCAATATCAATCTCAGTCTCAATCACAAGGAGTATCACTGTCTCAACCAACGCAACAATCGCTTGTTGAACCAGTCGATCAAGCAAAGGAAGATCCCATAGATCAATCACTTCATCAAGCCCAAAGTGAAATACTAAAGCAACTTCTGTCACACAAAAACGATCAATTCACGGCTCAAGCTCAAACACAAGCTCAGACTCTCGATCAGGCTCTGGAAGAAGCTCATGTTCAATATCAATCTCAGACTCAAGCACAAGAAACTCCACTCTCTCAACCAGAGGATCGAGATCAAGATACCGCTTTAGACCAATCACCGACACGAGCTCAATCCCAATCACAAGAACAAACGAATAGTAAACTTCAGCGGCAACCTCAAGCCCAATCAGATGATCGTGCTATAGGTCTTTCAGCTTTGGGGCAAGCGCCGCATCAGCAATATCAATCGCAATCTCAAGCTCAATCACCGCAGCACGAACAACTTCAATCTGATGATCAATTAGGCGATCAAGCTGGGGATGAAGCGAAAGACACCGATTTGGACCAATCACTACATAAAGCCCAAGCTGAAGTACAAGAGCAACTTCAATCACAGACTCAAGCCTCAGGCCCATCACTAACGCAATCGCAACAGCAATCCCAAGCTCAGGAAGTTGATGCGCTTGCACAATCACTAACTCAAGCCCATGCTCAAATCCAGGAGCAAGCTCAATCACAATCGCAAGGGCCCGCTATATCTCAAGCTCCCAATGAGAGGCAAGGGCAGTTACAATCACAACGTGAAGACCAAGATCAATCAAGAGATCGTTTGCAGGGACCCAAATATGATGATGATAGTTACTCACAACCTAAACCAAGGTCATGTTTACAGTGTCAGCAAGCTACTTACCCACAATACATTGCGGAGGTGGACATCGAGATTGACGCCAAGCTGGACACG CCCAAACTGATCTCCAAATATGGACATCAAGCAGAGACCCATTACGCATTCACTGCCGACGGCTACAAGCTCTGCCTGCATCGAATTCCGCGTTCTGGAGCCACACCCGTCCTGTTGGTCCATGGCCTGATGGCCAGCTCGGCCACCTGGGTGCAGTTCGGTCCATCGCAGGGTCTGGCCTACATCCTGTCCCAAAGCGGGTACGACGTCTGGATGTTGAACACCAGAGGTAACGTCTACTCGGAGGAGCGCCTGGCCGGTCGGGAGAGCGACAAGGTCTTCTGGGACTTCTCTTTCCACGAGATCGGGCAGTACGATCTACCCGCTGCAATCGACTTGATCCTGCTGCAGACCAAAATGCCGAGCATCCAGTACATTGGTCACTCGCAGGGATCCACGGCCTTCTTTGTGATGTGCAGTGAAAGGCCTGACTATGCAGGCAAGATCTCATTGATGCAGTCCCTCTCGCCATCAGTTTATATGGAAGAAACACGCAGTCCGGCCCTCAAGTTTATGAAAGTCCTTCAGGGTGGCTTCACA aTGCTGCTGAATCTCCTCGGCGGGCACAAGATCTCCCTGAATAACCGGATCGTTGAACTGTTTCGCAACCACATCTGCAACAAACTTATCCCCAGTCGCATCTGTGCCATCTTTGAATTTGTGGTCTGCGGATTTAACTTCAACAGTTTCAATATG ACACTATCGCCCATTTTGGAAGGTCACGCCTCGCAGGGAAGCTCCGCCAAACAGATCTATCATTTCGCCCAAATGCAGGGCAAGTCTGAGTTCCAAAAGTACGACTACGGGCTTATTCTGAATAAGCTGCGCTACAAGTCCATATTCCCCCCAACTTACAACCTTTCCTTGGCAATGGGCAAGGTGGCCCTTCACCGCGGAGATGGTGACTGGTTGGGATCGGAATCGGATGTCCTTCGACTGGAGCGTGACCTGCCCAACTGCATAGAAAACAGGAACATTCGCTTCGAAGGATTCTCACACTTCGACTTCACGATCTCGAAGGATGTTCGATCCTTGGTCTACGATCGCGTAATCAGTCTGTGTGGTTCTAATTGA
- the LOC117150327 gene encoding lipase 3, with protein sequence MEIAFNIAICSIFLLGIVVPTKTQKWVPYAYSLDENQGLDEQAQLQSQSQIQSQGTSQSQSQAQIQSQPEPRSCLQCQQASYQQYIAEIDIEIDAKLDTPKLISKYGHQAETHYAFTADGYKLCLHRIPRSGATPVLLVHGLMASSATWVQFGPSQGLAYILSQSGYDVWMLNTRGNVYSEERLAGRESDKVFWDFSFHEIGQYDLPAAIDLILLQTKMPSIQYIGHSQGSTAFFVMCSERPDYAGKISLMQSLSPSVYMEGTRSPALKFMKLFSGGFTMLLNLLGGHKISLKNKIVDMFRNHICNKLIPSRICAIFEFVVCGFNINSFNMTLSPILEGHASQGSSAKQIYHFAQMQGKSEFQKYDYGLILNKLRYKSIFPPTYNLSLAMGKVALHRGDGDWLGSESDVLRLERDLPNCIENRNIRFEGFSHFDFTISKNVRSLVYDRVIGLCGSNR encoded by the exons ATGGAAATCGCATTTAATATTGCGATCTGTTCAATATTTTTACTGGGTATTGTGGTACCCACTAAGACTCAGAAATGGGTTCCATATGCATATTCTCTAGATGAAAATCAGGGATTGGATGAGCAGGCACAGTTGCAGTCACAATCACAGATTCAG AGTCAAGGGACGTCACAATCACAAAGTCAAGCTCAAATTCAATCACAGCCTGAACCAAGATCATGTTTACAGTGTCAGCAAGCTAGTTACCAACAATACATTGCGGAGATAGACATCGAGATTGACGCCAAGCTGGACACG CCCAAACTGATCTCCAAATATGGACATCAAGCAGAGACCCATTACGCATTCACTGCCGACGGCTACAAGCTCTGCCTGCATCGAATTCCGCGTTCTGGAGCCACACCCGTCCTATTGGTACATGGTCTAATGGCCAGCTCGGCCACCTGGGTGCAGTTCGGTCCATCCCAGGGTCTGGCCTACATCCTGTCCCAAAGCGGGTACGACGTCTGGATGTTGAACACCAGAGGTAACGTCTACTCGGAGGAGCGTCTGGCCGGTCGGGAGAGCGACAAGGTCTTCTGGGACTTCTCTTTCCACGAGATCGGGCAGTACGATCTACCCGCTGCAATCGACTTGATCCTGCTGCAGACCAAAATGCCGAGCATCCAGTACATTGGTCACTCGCAGGGATCCACGGCCTTCTTTGTGATGTGCAGTGAAAGGCCTGACTATGCAGGCAAGATCTCATTGATGCAGTCCCTCTCGCCATCAGTTTATATGGAAGGAACACGCAGTCCGGCCCTGAAGTTTATGAAACTTTTTTCGGGTGGCTTCACA ATGTTGTTGAATCTCCTAGGCGGCCACAAGATCTCTCTGAAGAACAAGATCGTTGACATGTTCCGTAACCACATCTGCAACAAACTTATCCCCAGCCGCATCTGTGCCATCTTTGAATTTGTGGTGTGCGGATTCAAcatcaacagcttcaatatG acGCTATCGCCCATTTTGGAAGGTCACGCCTCGCAGGGAAGCTCCGCCAAACAGATCTATCATTTCGCCCAAATGCAGGGCAAGTCTGAGTTCCAAAAGTACGACTACGGGCTTATTCTGAATAAGCTACGCTACAAGTCCATATTCCCCCCAACTTACAACCTTTCCTTGGCAATGGGCAAGGTGGCCCTTCACCGCGGAGATGGCGACTGGTTGGGATCGGAATCGGATGTCCTTCGACTGGAGCGTGACCTGCCCAACTGCATAGAAAACAGGAACATTCGCTTCGAAGGATTCTCGCACTTCGACTTCACGATCTCCAAGAACGTTCGATCCTTGGTCTACGATCGCGTAATCGGTCTGTGTGGTTCTAATCGTTAA